A stretch of Triticum aestivum cultivar Chinese Spring chromosome 1D, IWGSC CS RefSeq v2.1, whole genome shotgun sequence DNA encodes these proteins:
- the LOC123181541 gene encoding monosaccharide-sensing protein 2, with amino-acid sequence MSGAVLVAIAASIGNLLQGWDNATIAGAVLYIKKEFSLETQPLIEGLIVAMSLIGATVITTFSGAVADAVGRRPLLIASSVLYFVSGLVMLWAPNVYVLLLARLIDGFGIGLAVTLVPLYISETAPTDIRGLLNTLPQFSGSGGMFLSYCMVFTMSLMPQPDWRIMLGVLSIPSLMYFALTVFYLPESPRWLVSKGRMAEAKRVLQGLRGREDVSGEMALLVEGLGVGKDTHFEEYIIGPDDELADDGLAPDEEKLKLYGAEEGVSWIARPVRGGGQSALGSALGLMSRHGSMVSQGKSLVDPLVTLFGSVHEKMPEVMGSMRSTLFPNFGSMFSVAEQQQAKADWDAESHRDDEDYASDHGADDIEDSLNSPLISRQATSVEGKEIAAPHGSIMGGVGRSSSMQGGEAVSSMGIGGGWQLAWKWTEREGADGQKEGGFQRIYLHEEGVSGDRRGSILSMPGGDIPPGGEYIQAAALVSQPALYSKDLIEQQLAGPAMVHPSEAVAKGTKWAELFEPGVKHALFVGIGLQILQQFAGINGVLYYTPQILEQAGVGVLLSNIGLSSSSASILISALTTLLMLPSIGIAMRLMDMSGRRFLLLSTIPVLIVALAVLVLVNVLDVGTMVHAALSTISVIVYFCFFVMGFGPIPNILCAEIFPTSVRGICIAICALTFWIGDIIVTYTLPVMLNAIGLAGVFGIYAIVCILAFVFVYMKVPETKGMPLEVITEFFSVGAKQGKEATD; translated from the exons ATGTCGGGCGCCGTGCTGGTCGCCATAGCGGCGTCCATCGGGAACCTGCTGCAGGGGTGGGATAATGCGACCATTGCAG GTGCCGTCCTGTACATAAAGAAGGAGTTCAGCTTGGAGACCCAGCCCTTGATCGAGGGCCTCATCGTGGCCATGTCGCTCATCGGGGCGACGGTTATCACCACGTTCTCGGGGGCGGTGGCTGATGCTGTTGGCAGGCGGCCCCTGCTGATCGCCTCGTCTGTCCTCTACTTTGTCAGTGGCCTGGTGATGCTCTGGGCGCCCAACGTCTATGTGTTGCTCTTGGCCAGGCTCATCGACGGGTTCGGTATCGGTTTGGCTGTCACCCTTGTCCCTCTTTACATTTCGGAGACCGCCCCGACTGACATTAGAGGGCTGCTGAACACGCTGCCGCAGTTCAGTGGGTCAGGAGGGATGTTCCTTTCTTACTGCATGGTGTTCACCATGTCGCTCATGCCGCAGCCTGACTGGAGAATCATGCTTGGGGTTTTGTCGATCCCGTCGCTTATGTACTTTGCATTGACTGTCTTCTATTTGCCCGAGTCGCCGAGATGGCTTGTGAGCAAAGGAAGAATGGCCGAGGCCAAGCGAGTGTTGCAAGGACTGCGGGGAAGGGAAGATGTCTCAG GAGAAATGGCCCTTCTTGTTGAAGGATTGGGTGTTGGGAAAGACACACATTTTGAGGAATACATAATTGGGCCTGATGATGAGCTTGCTGATGACGGGCTGGCTCCAGATGAAGAGAAGTTGAAGCTGTACGGAGCTGAAGAAGGGGTATCTTGGATCGCCCGTCCTGTTAGGGGCGGCGGCCAAAGTGCACTTGGAAGCGCCTTGGGTCTCATGTCTCGTCATGGGAGTATGGTTAGTCAGGGTAAATCTCTCGTGGACCCACTTGTCACTCTCTTCGGAAGTGTCCATGAGAAGATGCCTGAGGTAATGGGGAGCATGCGCAGCACATTGTTTCCTAACTTTGGCAGCATGTTTAGCGTGGCGGAACAGCAGCAGGCTAAAGCTGACTGGGATGCTGAGAgtcatagggatgatgaagattaTGCATCGGATCATGGTGCTGATGACATTGAGGATAGCCTCAATAGCCCGCTTATTTCTCGTCAAGCGACAAGCGTGGAGGGTAAGGAGATTGCTGCACCTCATGGAAGCATAATGGGTGGTGTGGGAAGAAGTAGCAGCATGCAGGGAGGGGAGGCAGTAAGCAGCATGGGCATTGGTGGGGGGTGGCAGTTAGCTTGGAAGTGGACTGAGAGAGAAGGTGCAGATGGGCAAAAGGAAGGCGGCTTCCAGCGTATTTACTTGCATGAGGAGGGCGTGTCAGGTGATCGGAGGGGCTCTATATTGTCTATGCCAGGAGGTGATATTCCTCCTGGTGGTGAGTATATCCAGGCAGCCGCTCTAGTGAGCCAACCTGCTCTTTATTCGAAGGACCTGATAGAGCAGCAGCTTGCTGGTCCTGCCATGGTACATCCATCTGAGGCAGTTGCCAAGGGTACAAAGTGGGCAGAACTATTTGAACCTGGAGTGAAGCATGCACTGTTCGTTGGCATAGGATTACAGATCCTGCAGCAG TTTGCGGGTATCAATGGAGTCCTCTACTACACACCTCAGATACTTGAGCAAGCAGGTGTCGGGGTTCTTCTATCAAACATTGGACTAAGCTCTTCCTCTGCATCTATTCTTATTAGTGCCTTGACAACCTTGCTGATGCTTCCCAGCATTGGCATCGCCATGAGACTCATGGATATGTCAGGAAGAAG GTTTCTTCTCCTTTCGACAATCCCTGTCTTGATAGTAGCACTAGCTGTCTTGGTTTTGGTGAATGTTCTGGATGTTGGAACCATGGTGCACGCCGCGCTCTCAACGATCAGCGTCATCGTCTATTTCTGCTTCTTCGTCATGGGGTTTGGGCCTATCCCAAATATTCTCTGCGCGGAGATTTTCCCCACCTCTGTCCGTGGCATCTGCATAGCCATCTGCGCGCTAACCTTCTGGATCGGCGACATCATCGTGACATACACTCTCCCCGTGATGCTCAACGCCATCGGTCTCGCTGGAGTCTTCGGCATATATGCCATCGTTTGCATACTAGCCTTTGTATTCGTCTACATGAAGGTCCCTGAGACAAAGGGCATGCCCCTGGAGGTCATCACCGAGTTCTTCTCTGTCGGGGCAAAGCAGGGCAAGGAAGCCACGGACTAG